The DNA sequence AAACTTAGTGAAACCAACCCAAACAATATCTAGTATTCATGAAGGTTCAAGTTCCAGTCTCTTGAAGCATCAATATGAATAAGATTCTTGATTTCACAGGCAAGATCTGTAGGTCTTCTTAACACTGCAAAGGTGTCGGCTGTAAGAAATATGAATGGATGTTTTTCTGCTAGTTACAAAATGCAGTTCTGCAAAACATAATCAAGGATGCGGGCAAGTGAAATATGTTTGCAACTTTGATCCAAAATATTCCAAAACAAGTCAAGGATGTTTAACATttctaaattcaaaattttcatctcCCAAAATGAATTCTACATCCAAATAACTAAAACTCCCGGAACcagaacaaaaacaaaacacaaaGTAATATCAATGTAATTAACGGTAGCGACGGAGGGAGAGGGTGTTGTTCCTCTTCCAGGTTGCCCTTCGGGATGGGCGTGCCTTGTGGTGCAAGTGTCCCTTTCCATTGAGACCCCTGTACTTCTTTCCAGCAGAAGTGAGCCCACGAAGCTCCCTGTGCTTGTGGACAGGCTTGCATATCCAGTTGATTCTTGGGTCATTGCGGATTGCATTGTGAGCAGCATCCACAAGGATTACCTCATAATATTTGTATGTTGAATCCTACACAGAAGAATGAGCAGTCTATTACAAACTAGAAGTTCTAATGTATGGAAAGCTAGACTTAATAGCAAAGCATCTGATGAAACAATCATTGGATAAAAGAAAGATTCAGATGACTTTATACAAACCTCATTAAGCCAGTAGGAGTTGAGGACCTTCAGCCCACCCAATTTGCGACCAGCACGCTCTTCTGCGACTGACCTCTTGTTTCTCTGAAACTTCAACTGGGTAATACCCTGGTTTGTAGGCTTACCGTACACAATACCCTTAGGGACGGGCCTCTTGCGACCTCCACGCCTAACACGGACACGATAAACAACATACCCCTGAAACAAGGATTACCTTAACCCATTAGACAttgttaaaacaaaaaatggaaggAGTAAGTATTCTGAAACCAAAAGCAGAATAACAGCTTTACTTGCAAGTAGGTGGTGTTGAAGAACAAGAACACGAGAAAATGAAAAGATGTGGGGAAAGACAGAGATGCCTCAGTTAaactcaaataataataatccacaAAGACATAAAACCATTCACAGTTTTGGTATCTCACGCAAAACTGGTATTAGAAGTTGAATTTCTAATTTGCAACAGAGACAATAGAAAGTTTTAACTTCTTTCAAATATTAAGGGTAGTTGTGGTGGTCATAGTTTTACCAGATAACTTCACATGCAATGCCACAGAACCAATTGGAAATCAAATCATGGTATAAATAATTCTCATTCAGAAGTGTTTGTATGTGTGTGTATGCgtgtgggggggtggggggaggaacCAAGATGTTGGATTGACCCATGATACCCATAATCCACAATTTAAAACAGATGGGGTGAATTACATAATGAACAActaaaaatgaacaaaataaaaCCGTTTACAACATCCTCTTGGgtatgatttatatttgtatttatttaactatttcctatttttacagttatttggtatcattctgacacttgtttctatttattacagattgaaataaattaaaaatcgCAAATAACTCTTGAGCTATTTGTGATCTGTGGCCACAAatcatttgttttaatttagGTGCTACTTTTTGGTGAGCATGTGTTGTGATTGCTTCAAAAGTAAGGATAAATAGGTAATTCCAAccatttttagatttttcaaaataaaatctatCTCCCTAGTGTCTATCGCTCTCTCGCTCTACTGTGTGCACCTTACAGAATCCttgttctctctccctccctgtGATCTACCTTCTTCCAAGCAAGCAAACGAATCTCTTGCCAATGAAGCCATGTTTTCAGGTGCACTCACACACAATCAATTTGTTCATTCTGGTTTCAGGGTTCAAAGAAGTATCATCTCACTAATTTCCCTATTCTGGGAATGTAACTGATCTCACATAGTTGAAATTGCTCAATCAAGCAACTGATCTCATAGAAGATTGCGAGATATCTTCAGTAGGAGAACTTCCTTTGCTACTAAACCAAGCACAAGAGGCCTCTATAACTTAGACCTGCTTTCTGCTACTTTTGATATCTCCATAACTTAACCGGCTATCTACTACTTTTTTACTCGACGAGCCAAGCCTTAGCTTCATGATAGTATAATAAATCTGGGAAACGATGGGGACTGTGAGCTTTGAAGTGGCAGCAGAGATGGACTTAGCTGGTGCACATGATATAGAGTGCATCTCACATATTCAcatatgtttgataaaatggctaaaagaactagagaaatCGGAAGCTTGAGAATTTATTCTACAATAGGCATACCAAAGTTATTTTTCATTATAcctttttcttaaataaatagtaaccaaatgaTTAATATTTGGGGTTCATAATTTATTGTTGtaaatgatttttcaaaaatagattataaatacaaatataaactataccaaagagagccttagatgcaagaaaaataaataaaaagttggTCCACAAAAATAATAGAGCATCAACAAGGTTAAATCACCAAAACTCCCTCATTAAGCAAAAATTACAAGGGGGAGTGAGTATAAAAGTTTTAttaagggggaggggggaaatgTAACAGAGATACCCTTGTAAAGACCATAAGCATCATTAATTAGAGACTATTTACCTGCTTGGCCTTGAAACCCAGTCGGCGAGCCTTGTCAGGGCGAGTGGGTCGAGTGACCCGAACGATCGATGGGAGCTGGCGGTATTCCCAGCATCTAACCCTCTGCAAAAACCTCATAACATCTGATTGCTTCTTCCTCCATAGCTCAGAGACGTACTTGTAAGCCCCTAATATATATCACCCATAGAACTAAAAGTATCAACTATCAAAACATCAACGGTTTTCACTTTTCACAACTAAACAAAACGAACCCTAAATATGAAAATCAGAGACCCAATGTCAGATCCTAATACGCCAATGGACTACAATAAGAACTCGTAAGAAGAAATCTGACTGCAACTACACATACAAAAGCCAAAATagattaagaagaagaataagttCCATTCCACTTCCAAGTTACACTCGGTAACCTAAGCTGAATTTTTCCCTACTGTTTTTCATCCAAGaatcgggaaaaaaaaaagacgaaaaCTCAGTACCCTAGCAGCCGAAAGGTTACGAAAGATGCAACATACAAACGGAATGCAAGCCTCTCTACCTTGAATGAAGAAGAACATAGAAAGAAAAGGAGGGATTTAGCTTACCCATGTTGGATCAGAGCTTGCGCGGCCTCTAGGGTTTCTGCGTTGGAGAGGCTTCAACTTTTTGCTAAAAGATATCAGGGTTTAAGCTTTGCCGAATATATAAATACCCCAGCTAATCTGAACTGTTGATCTTCTCTTACATAATCTGATCCATCCGTTGCTTTGAACTGGTTATTGGCTGTTTCGGACTTTCTGCAACTGTTGTGTGAGTCTCCTGGCTGggtgagttgtggtatgcaAAAATCTCTTATTCACCAGTAGGTCTTGAGTTCAAATCTCTTGGGTGTTACCTACTCCCCTccttacttatcaaaaaaaaaaaaaaaatactgtgTGAGTGGCACCATCGTGAACTCCCGTTTATCGAAATAGGGTGAGCATGGTACAGTAATAAACAGGCTAGTCGGTCTCGTGCTCTAATTGGGCTGTCATAAACAGGCCTTAATCAGGCCTTAACTGGGCTATAGACTTATTTAACTTTAAAATAGCTCTTTTTTAAAATTAGTCTCTTAAATGTGtttgaagaggaataccaataaaatgaggcaaagctggcaatagcaaagaaaaatcccataattaaaatggattaaACTAAAGATGGGCAAAGCAgctaagttactaaggtacttAACCTTTAACCCacggaactcaaatcaattaaactatgcctataCAACTCAAGTTtagcaagttcaaatcaattaaactaggCCTagaaaagatgaatgttcagataACAATCACTACCATCTCACTGTACATacacatagccttagcactaaatacaagtagtattaaaaacataaaatatacaaagtagtattaaaggggtcgagCTAGGTGAGGCTTAAAAGAGTTGGTAcaagttgggcttataaatgTGTTAGGCCGGTCAGGCACCCGTTGGGCTAGGTAGCTACATTGTGTACTACATGTTTATAAGCGTGTCgagcccaacatgtttattaatcatGCCGGTCTAAGTCTGGCCATAAACCTGTCGGGTTCAATCGGGCCTACCGGTGTGGGCCTAGAATTGACACCATAGTTATTGCTTTTGATGGTGCTAGtgcaagaacaaaagaaaaaaaaaaggaaatttatttaaataaaaagattgCCGTGTCTTACAATTTCAAGTCTCTCTAAGCCATCATCCGCCATCAAACGTGAGAGCTTGAAGAAGCTCTTTAGATTTTTGGAAAGGCCTATCGATAGTGTCAGTGTCGGCGTCTGCTTTGTTTTGCGTTTTCTAAGGATTTTTACATTTTAGGGAATACCCTTTGTCTACATGTTTTTGGAACGCAAATGAAGAAGATATTCTATTAACATCTATTGGATTGAAGGAGCAGATATCAAGTTTAATTgaggaaatttcttttttaggttGAAGATGTGTCTTCGTCTACCTGTTTTTGCAATTTAggatttttgtttatttgttttctattgtTGTAGTTATGGATGTCAATTCAGTTGCAAGGGATTGAAATGAGCAATGTTTAATCACTTGGGAGTGGCATGGTGCAGTACCCTAGGAATTCAAATAACACTCGCAGGCGGGAAGTGTAACAGGAACCCGTGCCCCTTCCTTTGCAGAAAATTTCCACCACCGTCGAGTATAAATGGGATTGTTTTGAAGTTTTCTCACAAGCCTGCCAATGACTAGAGTTTTAGTGGGGCCTGCGTTGGGCTCCTATATTGTGCTATAGAGGCGTAGCATATCAAGGCACGTGTCCATGTGTTGGGTTAAGTGTCGAGGCGCTTTAGGATGTTGGATCTAAGCTGCCCTGGCCATCTCTATTGTGCAatagaggagccaaatccattTCAATGGTTCTTCTTCCATGTCATGTAGGCCTACTCCTAACATGCAGGGGCTTTCAACTCTTGGGGCCAAAATCATGGTGCTAGTGCACCAAGATTAGCTAGGTTTCTCACAAAATACTCGTACacgaagaggaagaacaaagaagaaatcGACTATGTTTGTAACAACTACTAATGAAGACATAAGATCAATGAACGGTTTAGATTAACTATAAGGAGATCAACAATGCATATTAAATGTGTTGTTCCAAAGTGGACAATGCTTAAGCATTTGCTACCACTCACCCTCAACTTTTTTTAGGAGATTCTCAGCATCATAAGATGAGACACGTAAAATTATTGTAATTACGAAAATGATCTCAAACTTATCACAAATAACAAAAATGACCTCCGGGCCAACTTGGGAGTGCTTTTGACAAAGTGCTTTGGCACACTTTGTCACTTTGTCACTTTGATAAGACATACCgcaattctaaaaaaaatattgagcGTGTAACTTGGGCTCACTAAACCATGCCATATCAGGTATGGCCTGATTATGcatattattttttgcttttttaggaaaaagaacCATATAAGTGAGCATATCTTTGCACCAAGACATATGGGAAGGTAAAATGATCGCCTGTCTTATATGATAAGTGGAAATCTCGTCATTATTGATGCTTCCACGTGCATTTTCATTGATCCCTATGTTGATGTAGAAGCTACACTGCTTTTTACGAAACcctatcccttttttttttttttttNNNNNNNNNNNNNNNNNNNNGAATCAAAGTTGGCAACGAAGTATCTCTACCCAACAAGAGAACAATGAACAAAAATAGAGGGCCACAAAACCACCAAATACGTGAAGAGCAAAATCTAACTATACACAAAGGCTAAGAAATGAGCTTCTTTGTTACAATGCCAAAATATGCCTTTCAAGTTTCATACATGAAAATGCCAAAACAATCAGACCGAGAACAAGGCAGAGAGGGGGAGGATATGAAGGCCCCGGAGGGCCCAAAGTTGGATAAAGAAAATTAATGTGATTGAAGACAACATTATTAATCACCATTCAAATTTTCCTAGGAAGGGAGGTCCATTGAATAGAGAAATCCTCACTAGAGGAATGCGACCTTGTACTTGGAGATCAAGAATAAGAGGCAGCCATGGAAATATATGCTGCCAAATACCCCCCTCAAGATCCTAATTTCATATTCACCGTATAGTGATCATAGAAAGTTCGAGAGCCTCTGCAACTCCTGTATTCGGTCAATCATATTGCTTTCCCTCTCATGCTCTGAACGCCACCAATTTCTCTCGGAACTAAGCACCTTTCCAATGCCTAATGCTCAAAAATCTCGCTTAAGCCTATTTTGGAGAATAGATCGAATCTCAACCACCACCCTTTGATTCCTCCTTTCCACCCTACCTTGCTACGACTTTTTAAATACGATTGAAATTTTTCAATGACAAATctttttatgatattttttgtaaattggCATTTTGTGCATTAATCCACCAtatatgatgaaaaaaaaaaaaaaagagctggACTACCACTTCACGTACTATTGAGCAAATCTAGGTCACTACACTTTGGagattagaaataaaattctttacaATTGTGTAACGTACCCATACTCAAGCAAAAACAAGCATCTAATTTTTTCTTGGGATTTCCCTCTTATTGCTCCCCTAGTTCTTATGTATCatctttgtttgttgtttctttcctcccatttattttcttgtatcCCCTACTTTGGTATTTGTTTTGTCCCCTATTTTTGGATGTATCCCCCTTTGATGATGATATTTGTTTTTAGTAGCCAGTGTTAGAATCCCCGACTCTTGAATTACCTTTTGGGTTGAGTTTTTATTCGTTTTCTTCTATTAAAATACATATTCTAtttaactaaaacaaaaaaatcttttctcTATCCCCACTCGAGCTGAGTCCTAATATCTCTCGTAGAGGTTTGTTCCTCGAAAAATATTTTATGGaaaatttcttattatatataattattttttttccatttgacaatttttttttaattgatcgTGACTAATAGGTACATTTGAACATGATTGAACGAGGGTATGGGTCCAGTCATATGATTAGGGAGTATTTAGTCTTCCATGTGTGCTAAGAGTACTAGTGATCAAGATACCATCATTATTTTCATAACATAACATCCTAAATTCTGAAATAACTgttattttccaactttttgtATTACATATCAGTAAAACATCTCCCCCTTTCTAATATATTCACAATGTTTATTAATCTCTCACAAAATCCATAAACTAATTTATGACAAAATAAAGGCAGCTTAGTACAAAGTTCTCAACTTCACATTCAACTTGGGTTGAATCTGAAGTCCAATCTCCCCCTTTCTATATAACAGAGCTCAATTGTTCCACTACATCATTTTGGGGAATAACACAGCTCCCTAGGAATTCCATGTCATCATTGTGTGGATTAACATTGGCTCCATTGCCCAAGTTATCATTGTGGGGAATAACTGCACCAGTACTTCCAATATCCAAGGTGTCAAGAAAATAAAGTGTGCAAACCAGCAATAGACAACACATAACCATGGGAATGGGCCCAAAGAACCACATAAACAGAGGGAAAGAGAAGTAGATAGCCCTCAAGCCCATGGCCCAGAAATATGAGCCCTTGGTTAAGGCCTTTGCTACGTACACTCCTGCCTGTGAACATACATTGATAGGGACTTGGATAAGGACGCTGGCATGGCTGTAATATCTAATAGACTGAACAGTAAACAAGAAAGCCAGCATGAAGCAGAACATCACTGAGAGGACCTTGATCCAGAACAAAAGCTCACTCTGGTTCCCAAAGATGAGGGTTGAGGGCCTTGAACTGAAGTTGGTGATCATCACTACGATGATGGAGTTGAGTGTGACTGCTGTTGTTGCCACTAAGGTTCCTGCCATTATGTTGTTCCTCAATGTTTGAACAGCAAGAACTCCATTCTGGGGCATGTTCTGAAAAAGGAATACAACCGTATTATAAATTGTCAtcttttgtagaaaaaaaaggaacctaaaatgatgtagaaaaAACAAATGAGAATTGCAAATACAGAAATACAACGATGCACACAAGGATTTAGTGGTTTGACAAGATTGTCTATGTCCATGAGATGAgatctacttcactatcaatgatgAATAGGATTGCAaccgctcatcctcacacctctcttagAATGATCATTTTAGTAATTTACCTATATACCCATATTCCTTGGGCCTTTTGGAGTCAAATGTGAGCAATAGAATACAAGGCATCATATCCCAAAAGCAATATAAATGACATTTTAAGAGTCCGGTAAATCATCACGTATGTGAATGTACGTGAACATTTCTAGTTCGTGGATGtgacatctattttctctctcctcatttaatagatgtcATATCCATGGTCCAAGGACATTCATGTACATTCACTTATGTGAAGATTCACTGTTCTCAcattttttaatgatttataTATCATACCACTATTAAAAAGTACATACTCCCTATTTTCggtatatttttttcaaaaagacaaaaaaaaaaaaccattgagatctaccaagaaaaaatttcagatgaccaaaaaacccccttaaaatggaagataaaaaaaattataattatctttctctctctctctctaattgtggagagaaaggggaaagtaattcttgctattactccttaaatctctctctctctctctttctctctctctctctctccatatttaaatctctataattattttaaaaaatctcaCTTATCCTCTCTCATAGGATGAAAAAATAGTGGAGCACaagaagggagggagagagagaaagagttatGGAGAGTAGAGAGGGAGTGAACAATTATGGATATATTTACAAAGATAAATATGGAGaaagatataccaaaaaaaaaaaaaaaaaatagttcctaaaatctctccttctattccttaaaaaaataaaggggggAGTAATCAGTTTTAAAAACGTTTCCacctctcctttctctcccttAAGTGTCTGTACCGTCCCTCAACCTTCCCTTCTCTGCTCTCTTCCTTAAAACAATGGACCTTTCCCAGTGCCCCTCCccatccttttcttttctcctcttgttCTTCTCAGACAAACACTATTGATctggtccaaaaaaaaaagcatgcaCACTTCATTTATTTCACCATTCATTTCACTCTAAAGAGCGCTTTACAATGGTAGAAGATCCAGCACTGAACCAGTGATTAACCCATCTCCTTATCCTCCTTCCTTGCTCCAATTCCAAATAATTCTACATGTTCTTTTTGATAAAATCCTCAAAATCTTTGGTTGTAGGACAGCTACGCAGCGATGGTGATGTTTAACGTGTTCCTTGTTGAAACTTCCATCAATGGCCAAAAGACAGGAACCTCTTATCAGAGAGAAGGTAGTAAAAATCTAACGCATTAATTCAATTTTATCTCCtcatatttgttttgatttgttATTTCTAGACCCTTTTCGTTGCAATTGCTGCTATACTCTAGTTTGATTTGGTGTTTTATGCCCCAATCATGGATCTTCTATCGTATCTGATTtgaatttaattgattttgttggccttttgatttgttttgttcttggtttttagACTATAGTACTTTGGAATTATTCTATCTTTTGGAGAGAATTGTGCCGTCTATGAGGACGGCTTCCAAGTGGGTGTAGTCGTGTAGAAGTGAGGGAATAAGAAGAAACAAATTTTGGAGTTGGGGTTTCCTTGTTTTTTACTTGTTCTATTGAATCACTATAAAGTTTCCTACTTTGCATAACCTTACATATGTCAAACTATCTGTAGCATGAGAAaatcttaatttattttctatggATATAAATTCAAATATCCAACCAAAGATAACCGAATACTTTAATCCCTCTTTCTGTAGATGTTTTGCTTTTAACCCTAATGTTTCTCTTAAACTTCATTACAGTGCATGATAATCTATATTTAGTGCTTTATTGATGAGTATATTCTCTTAAATTATTATCCATTTTTTGGCTTTATTGAAGAGTATTCTTACTTTACTATCCATTCTTTGATAAAGTTATGAAATATGTCTATTCTTATTCATCAACCTTGTTTCATTTTATATGATTTCTAAAGATTTGTAAGGTAGATACTGAAATCTCACTTAAATTACTATGAAAATTGCAAATGATTCTTTCGTTACTAAACATTTTTCTTGCTCTTCAtggagatgagagaaaaagaaatctcTTTTAGATTTACCAGGCTAGAGTTTTTTTGTGGATTTTAATTCTCTTTTGGATCAATTTTCTAAgattttataattataatttttttaaatgaaaaaaaaaataaatattagctAAAATTCGAGATGACTATTATACCTAAATATTTGCATTTTCAATTCTCATGTTGTTAATGAAGCCAGtgaaatgattttttctttataaatgcATGCACCATGGGACATAATTTTTTGAATGTTTAGGTTATGCAAGTTTTCTTGGTTTCTTTTAGATAGGTTACAGGGGTTGACATTTTGGTGGAAAAAGTGTGCTTCTATTAGATTTTAAACTAATAATGCATCAGAAGCAATTGAATATCTCTTAAGCATTTgctttttctctcaaattcttgTTAGTGTAGTCCTAACTTCACTAGCCTCTATGTTCTTAATCTTTACAGGGACGAACAAGCTTAGCAATCTAGATGGAAATATTGCCTCCTTGGTAGTGAAGTTGATAACAGAAGATGTCAAAGAGAATTATGATGATGTGCCTATTGATGAAGTATTAGGTGCTAGAATCTATGAGAATATATATTTGCATTCATGGAAGTTTGCAAATACACCCATTAAAATTAGCAACTTCCTGGCATAGGATGTGATTAGCGCCAATCACTACTATCCTTGAACTTATTGAGAGATTTTAAATCCTTGATTATATATGTCTTACATATAATTTATTGCCACTTGACTACCTGAACAACATACTTTTTTATTGCACCATTAACCAGGTAAACAAGCACCAGATAGAAGAGTTTTTTCAACTTTGATGAGATATATGTTCAAAAAATATGGGTGTTGGAAAGGTATAATAGACATGACAATTATTGATTGTACCAGTCACAGACAATTATTGATTGTACCAGTCACAATCAATTGGTTATGCGTATTTGGGTCAGTTCGAGCTTCAATGTtaattttcattcattcttCATTGGTCTATAATCATTTAACCATGAATGACTTTTAACAACTTTTGTTCATTTGATTTTCTACAGAAGAAGATGGATACTGTCATCTCCTTTCTTGGTAATCattaagccttttttttttttcctttcctggGTGTATAAATATAATGTCTGATTAGAGAGATGAAGGTAAGATAAAAGGAAGTGAAAGTTTGACAAGTATATAACTAGATGCCTTTCGACTTAACATATATATCCCATAGTTGAATAGACCTTTCTTACGAAATTACCAGCAAGCTCAAGCATTATTTGAAAAATCTAATTCATACAAATCATGTagttttgctttatttattcAATTAGCTTATATCATACATTGCTATCTTTGCTACATAACAAAAATACCATCGTGCAATAAGCAAGAAAGGCTAACCAAGggcaaagaccttaaccaaacAAAA is a window from the Macadamia integrifolia cultivar HAES 741 chromosome 5, SCU_Mint_v3, whole genome shotgun sequence genome containing:
- the LOC122078505 gene encoding 60S ribosomal protein L15-like; this encodes MGAYKYVSELWRKKQSDVMRFLQRVRCWEYRQLPSIVRVTRPTRPDKARRLGFKAKQGYVVYRVRVRRGGRKRPVPKGIVYGKPTNQGITQLKFQRNKRSVAEERAGRKLGGLKVLNSYWLNEDSTYKYYEVILVDAAHNAIRNDPRINWICKPVHKHRELRGLTSAGKKYRGLNGKGHLHHKARPSRRATWKRNNTLSLRRYR
- the LOC122078096 gene encoding uncharacterized protein LOC122078096; protein product: MPQNGVLAVQTLRNNIMAGTLVATTAVTLNSIIVVMITNFSSRPSTLIFGNQSELLFWIKVLSVMFCFMLAFLFTVQSIRYYSHASVLIQVPINVCSQAGVYVAKALTKGSYFWAMGLRAIYFSFPLFMWFFGPIPMVMCCLLLVCTLYFLDTLDIGSTGAVIPHNDNLGNGANVNPHNDDMEFLGSCVIPQNDVVEQLSSVI
- the LOC122078759 gene encoding perakine reductase-like, giving the protein MVMFNVFLVETSINGQKTGTSYQREGTNKLSNLDGNIASLVVKLITEDVKENYDDVPIDEVLGARIYENIYLHSWKFANTPIKISNFLA